Proteins from one Algicella marina genomic window:
- the lexA gene encoding transcriptional repressor LexA — protein MLTKKQMDLLEFIHKRVQRDGVPPSFDEMKEALDLRSKSGIHRLITALEERGFIRRLPHRARALEIVKLPDAIDGGNVTQLHRKPARNTDAEPDFPMGGEVVTLAVMGQIAAGTPIAAIEQVARHVSIPSDMVSGQARHFALEVKGDSMINAGINNGDIVVIREQNTANNGDIVVALVDGQEATLKRLRRRGSAIALEAANPAYETRLYGADQVDVQGKLVGLIRSY, from the coding sequence ATGTTGACGAAAAAACAGATGGATCTTCTGGAATTCATCCACAAACGGGTGCAGCGTGACGGTGTGCCGCCATCGTTCGACGAGATGAAGGAGGCGCTGGACCTGCGCTCCAAGTCCGGGATCCACAGGCTGATCACGGCACTGGAGGAACGCGGATTCATCCGCCGCCTGCCGCACCGGGCCCGCGCCCTCGAAATCGTGAAACTGCCAGATGCGATTGACGGCGGCAATGTCACGCAGCTTCACCGGAAGCCGGCCCGCAACACTGACGCGGAACCCGATTTCCCGATGGGTGGAGAGGTCGTGACCCTCGCGGTCATGGGCCAGATCGCCGCCGGCACACCGATTGCCGCCATAGAGCAGGTCGCCCGCCATGTCTCGATCCCGTCGGACATGGTTTCCGGCCAGGCCCGTCACTTCGCTCTGGAAGTGAAGGGCGACTCGATGATCAACGCGGGCATCAACAACGGCGACATCGTCGTCATCCGCGAACAGAACACCGCCAACAACGGTGATATCGTTGTCGCTCTCGTCGACGGGCAGGAGGCGACACTCAAGCGCCTGCGCCGCCGTGGCAGCGCCATCGCGCTGGAGGCTGCCAACCCGGCCTACGAGACCCGCCTCTACGGCGCCGATCAGGTGGATGTGCAAGGCAAACTCGTCGGCCTGATCCGCTCCTACTGA
- a CDS encoding molybdopterin molybdotransferase MoeA, with translation MIPVAEALAQVLALISPTGTEDVPLDAADTRALAAPIVATRTQPPFAASAMDGYALRADEAPAGANLRVIGEAAAGRAFTGKVGMGEAVRIFTGAPVPDSADTILIQEDADRSGDRITVREAARPGAHIRPAGGDFFTGAEIPSPRRLSPRDIALAAAMNCPKLTVRRRPVIALIPTGDELVMPGEVPGPDQIVSSNNFGLAALIARAGGQPRLLPIARDTPDSLRAAFASARDADLIITLGGASVGDHDLVQSTAADEGLDLSFYKIAMRPGKPLMAGRLGGTPMLGLPGNPVSAMVCGTLFIEPAIHAFLGLPAPDRAFTAPLAHALPANGPREHYMRARREPDGSVTVFDCQDSSLLSVLHASDTLAIRPPHAKAAPAGQDIRCLAL, from the coding sequence ATGATCCCCGTTGCCGAGGCTCTGGCGCAGGTGCTCGCCCTGATTTCGCCGACCGGCACCGAAGACGTACCGCTGGACGCAGCCGACACCCGCGCCCTCGCCGCCCCGATTGTCGCCACCCGCACCCAACCACCCTTTGCCGCCTCAGCCATGGATGGCTACGCCCTCCGCGCCGACGAGGCGCCGGCCGGAGCCAACCTGCGGGTAATCGGTGAGGCTGCCGCCGGCCGCGCCTTTACCGGCAAGGTCGGAATGGGCGAGGCCGTCCGCATCTTCACCGGCGCACCGGTGCCCGACAGTGCCGACACGATCCTCATCCAGGAAGATGCCGACCGCAGCGGCGACAGGATCACGGTGCGTGAGGCCGCCCGCCCCGGTGCCCATATCCGCCCGGCCGGCGGCGACTTCTTCACCGGCGCCGAGATTCCCTCGCCCCGCCGCCTCTCACCGCGCGACATCGCGCTCGCTGCCGCCATGAACTGCCCGAAGCTCACGGTGCGCCGTCGCCCGGTCATCGCCCTGATCCCCACCGGCGACGAACTTGTTATGCCGGGAGAAGTCCCCGGCCCGGATCAGATTGTCAGTTCCAACAATTTCGGCCTCGCGGCCCTAATCGCCCGCGCCGGTGGCCAGCCGCGCCTGCTACCGATAGCCCGCGACACTCCCGACAGCCTCCGCGCGGCCTTCGCCTCTGCGCGCGACGCTGACCTGATCATCACCCTCGGCGGTGCATCGGTCGGCGACCACGACCTCGTGCAATCCACCGCCGCCGATGAAGGCCTCGATCTCAGCTTCTACAAGATCGCCATGCGTCCCGGCAAACCGCTGATGGCCGGCCGCCTCGGCGGCACCCCGATGCTTGGTCTGCCAGGCAATCCGGTGTCGGCGATGGTCTGCGGCACATTGTTCATCGAACCGGCAATTCACGCCTTCCTCGGCCTGCCGGCGCCCGACCGCGCCTTCACCGCGCCGCTTGCCCATGCATTGCCCGCCAACGGCCCGCGAGAGCACTATATGCGCGCCCGCCGCGAACCTGACGGCTCCGTCACGGTGTTCGATTGCCAGGACAGTTCGCTTCTCTCCGTCCTCCACGCGTCAGATACCCTCGCCATCCGCCCTCCTCACGCGAAGGCGGCCCCCGCTGGCCAGGACATCCGGTGCCTCGCGCTCTGA
- the moaC gene encoding cyclic pyranopterin monophosphate synthase MoaC yields MSERRLTHFDEAGAAHMVDVSDKAVTTRTATARGTVSMEPETLAMVQDGRARKGDVLAVARLAGIMGAKKTADLIPLCHPLALSKVTLDLTTESEPPRVEITATVRTTGQTGVEMEALTAVSTAALTVYDMLKAVDRAMCIGDIRLTFKDGGKSGRYEAG; encoded by the coding sequence ATGAGCGAACGTCGCCTCACCCATTTTGACGAAGCCGGCGCGGCCCACATGGTCGATGTCTCCGACAAGGCCGTGACAACGCGCACCGCCACCGCGCGCGGCACCGTATCGATGGAGCCGGAAACGCTGGCGATGGTGCAGGATGGTCGCGCCCGCAAGGGCGACGTCCTCGCTGTAGCCCGACTAGCCGGCATCATGGGCGCCAAGAAAACCGCCGATCTCATCCCATTGTGTCATCCGTTGGCGCTGTCGAAGGTGACGCTGGATCTCACAACGGAGTCAGAACCGCCCCGCGTCGAGATCACCGCCACGGTCCGCACCACCGGCCAGACCGGCGTGGAAATGGAGGCGCTGACCGCCGTCTCCACCGCCGCGCTGACTGTCTATGACATGCTCAAGGCCGTAGATCGCGCAATGTGCATCGGGGATATCCGTCTCACCTTCAAGGATGGCGGCAAATCCGGCCGCTACGAGGCCGGGTGA
- the trpC gene encoding indole-3-glycerol phosphate synthase TrpC — MTDILEKIKAYKLEEIAARKAERPLAEVEADAKDAPATRDFADRLLSASVEGYGLIAEIKKASPSKGLIREAFDPPALAEAYAEAGAACLSVLTDGPSFQGKDEYLTEARAAVDLPVLRKDFLYDPYQVAEARALGADCILIIMATVTDEQATELEAAAADWDMDVLVEVHDLPELERACKLKARLFGINNRNLRTFETSIETTKQLIRDVPEGKIIVSESGLSTPDDLSELAQYGVRSFLIGESLMRQDNVTEATRALLANPYRPPAP; from the coding sequence ATGACCGACATTCTTGAGAAGATCAAAGCCTACAAGCTCGAAGAAATTGCCGCCCGCAAGGCCGAACGCCCCCTCGCGGAAGTCGAGGCCGACGCAAAGGATGCGCCCGCCACCCGTGATTTCGCCGACCGCCTGCTCTCGGCCAGCGTCGAGGGCTACGGCCTCATTGCGGAAATCAAGAAGGCCAGCCCGTCCAAGGGGTTGATCCGCGAGGCGTTCGACCCACCTGCCCTCGCCGAAGCCTATGCCGAGGCCGGCGCAGCCTGTCTGTCCGTCCTCACAGACGGCCCCAGCTTTCAGGGAAAGGATGAATACCTGACCGAGGCCCGCGCCGCCGTCGATCTGCCGGTGCTGCGCAAGGATTTCCTCTACGATCCCTACCAGGTCGCAGAGGCGCGGGCCCTTGGGGCCGATTGCATCCTGATCATCATGGCCACGGTCACCGACGAACAGGCGACGGAGCTGGAGGCCGCCGCCGCCGACTGGGACATGGATGTGCTGGTCGAGGTGCACGACCTGCCCGAACTTGAACGCGCCTGCAAGCTGAAGGCCCGGCTGTTCGGCATCAACAACCGCAATCTGCGCACGTTCGAAACCAGTATCGAAACGACCAAGCAACTGATCCGCGATGTTCCGGAGGGGAAGATCATCGTCTCCGAGTCCGGTCTTTCCACGCCGGACGATCTTTCCGAACTCGCCCAGTATGGCGTCCGCAGCTTCCTCATCGGCGAGTCGCTGATGCGGCAGGACAATGTCACCGAGGCCACCCGCGCCCTACTGGCCAACCCCTACCGGCCGCCGGCACCATGA
- the trpD gene encoding anthranilate phosphoribosyltransferase, which yields MSTPDFKTLIAAAADRPLSRSEAETAFDILMEGNATPAQMGGFLMALRVRGETVDEIAAAAAVMRAKCRRVRAPAGAMDIVGTGGDGKGTLNISTATAFVVAGAGVTVAKHGNRNLSSKSGAADALTELGLNVMVGPDVVEAGLEQVGIAFMMAPMHHPAMRHIMPARSELGTRTLFNILGPLTNPAGVRCQLTGAYSRDLLRPMAETLAALGSDRAWLVHGGDGTDELSICGISHIAELDDGRVTEREIHPEEAGLPTYPFEALLGGTPAENAIALRALLEGQASPYRDAVVYNAAAALVIAGSAANLPSAVEQARESIDSGKAAAKVKALAELTQRLGPKDT from the coding sequence ATGAGCACGCCCGATTTCAAGACCCTCATCGCCGCCGCCGCCGATCGCCCGCTTTCCCGGTCCGAGGCGGAAACCGCCTTCGACATCCTGATGGAGGGCAATGCGACCCCGGCGCAGATGGGCGGCTTCCTCATGGCCCTGCGCGTGCGCGGTGAGACGGTCGACGAGATCGCCGCCGCAGCCGCCGTCATGCGCGCCAAGTGCCGTAGGGTCAGGGCCCCGGCCGGTGCGATGGACATCGTCGGCACGGGCGGCGACGGCAAGGGCACGCTGAACATCTCCACCGCCACGGCCTTCGTCGTTGCCGGTGCCGGGGTAACCGTGGCCAAGCATGGCAACCGCAACCTTTCGTCGAAATCCGGCGCCGCCGATGCCCTGACGGAACTGGGGCTCAACGTCATGGTTGGTCCCGATGTGGTCGAAGCCGGGCTGGAACAGGTCGGCATCGCCTTCATGATGGCACCGATGCACCACCCGGCAATGCGCCACATCATGCCCGCCCGTTCTGAGCTCGGCACCCGCACCCTGTTCAACATTCTGGGACCGCTTACCAATCCCGCCGGCGTCCGCTGCCAGCTTACCGGCGCTTATTCCCGCGATCTCCTGCGCCCGATGGCCGAGACGCTCGCCGCCCTCGGGTCGGATCGCGCCTGGCTCGTCCATGGCGGCGACGGCACCGACGAACTCTCTATCTGTGGCATCTCGCACATCGCCGAACTCGATGACGGCAGGGTCACCGAACGCGAAATCCATCCGGAGGAAGCGGGCCTGCCCACCTATCCGTTCGAGGCTTTGCTCGGCGGTACACCGGCCGAGAACGCCATCGCCCTCCGCGCCCTTCTCGAAGGCCAGGCCTCGCCCTACCGCGATGCCGTGGTCTACAACGCCGCCGCCGCACTTGTCATTGCCGGTTCGGCGGCCAACCTGCCTTCCGCCGTCGAACAGGCTCGCGAGAGCATCGACAGCGGCAAGGCCGCCGCGAAGGTGAAAGCCCTCGCCGAACTGACCCAGAGATTGGGTCCGAAGGACACATGA
- a CDS encoding anthranilate synthase component II, with amino-acid sequence MLLLIDNYDSFTYNLVHYLGDLGAEVDVHRNDALTVQDAMGLNPSAIVLSPGPCTPNEAGICLALTEAAAETRIPLLGVCLGHQTIGQVFGGTVKRHSEIVHGKAGTMHHKGETLFRGLPSPLSATRYHSLVVERETLPDALTVTAELEDGTIMGLSHSTLPIHGIQFHPESIRSEHGHAMLQNFLDLAKVPA; translated from the coding sequence ATGCTGCTCCTGATCGACAATTACGACAGCTTCACCTACAACCTTGTGCATTATTTGGGCGATTTGGGGGCAGAAGTGGACGTGCATCGCAATGATGCCCTGACCGTTCAGGACGCCATGGGCCTCAACCCTTCGGCCATCGTCCTGTCCCCCGGTCCCTGCACCCCGAACGAGGCAGGGATCTGCCTCGCCCTCACCGAGGCTGCCGCCGAAACCCGCATTCCGCTTCTCGGCGTCTGCCTCGGCCACCAGACGATCGGGCAGGTCTTCGGTGGCACCGTCAAACGCCACTCGGAGATCGTTCACGGCAAGGCCGGTACCATGCACCACAAGGGCGAAACCCTGTTCCGCGGCCTGCCCTCACCGCTCTCTGCAACCCGTTACCACAGCCTTGTCGTGGAGCGGGAAACGCTGCCGGATGCGTTGACCGTCACCGCCGAACTCGAGGACGGCACCATCATGGGCCTCAGCCACAGCACCCTGCCAATACACGGTATCCAGTTCCACCCGGAAAGCATCCGATCCGAACATGGCCACGCCATGTTGCAGAACTTTCTCGACCTCGCCAAAGTGCCGGCATGA
- a CDS encoding divergent polysaccharide deacetylase family protein: MGGFIRGLILGLVVSAVAFVVTAIMVPLEPREATPEAGPVVALPPPTEQAAVPAPAPEAVEPPVEEITIIETEPEPQPEPAPEPVVAEPEPAPQPEPEPVAEPAPEPAPAPQGADVAMTAPTPQADPLAMPSPGAPGGDGIDGLSGFGGAALDAPAAESANIGLSSGSDSAPTRSTGGPQFATAEPISSQPSVDTASLEAPDVADGSDEEVGAADNTDAEIIELASEPLSAGTALSDNAVSFSDTGDRPLMAIILQDDGSAEALRQGLLALSAPITFGVTANLSGATRIAEDYNSKGYEVVAVMPNQGQVVERGSDPSAFRELIGGVLNAVPPSTGLMDRIDGPLPRDRALVQAALDSLTVTGHGLLTHRGTGLNQVNQQADAAGVASAVVYRVIDEDKDPQAIAQSLDRAVLEASKTGSVIVVGRVQPETVTTLYSWLFGPGAKSVTIAPVSAILQNRD, translated from the coding sequence ATGGGCGGATTCATTCGAGGGCTGATCCTGGGGCTTGTGGTCAGCGCCGTGGCCTTTGTCGTGACGGCGATCATGGTGCCACTGGAGCCACGTGAGGCAACGCCGGAGGCTGGCCCAGTGGTGGCGCTGCCGCCGCCGACGGAACAGGCGGCTGTGCCTGCGCCCGCGCCGGAAGCCGTGGAACCGCCGGTGGAGGAAATCACGATCATCGAGACGGAGCCTGAGCCGCAACCGGAGCCTGCGCCCGAGCCGGTGGTGGCCGAGCCCGAACCTGCGCCGCAGCCGGAACCGGAACCCGTGGCGGAGCCGGCACCCGAACCGGCCCCGGCGCCGCAGGGTGCTGATGTGGCCATGACAGCCCCGACACCGCAGGCCGACCCGCTGGCGATGCCTTCTCCGGGGGCGCCGGGCGGCGACGGCATTGACGGGCTGTCCGGTTTCGGTGGCGCGGCGCTGGACGCCCCGGCAGCGGAGAGCGCCAATATCGGCCTGAGTTCTGGCAGCGACAGCGCGCCGACGCGGTCCACCGGGGGCCCGCAGTTCGCGACCGCCGAGCCAATCAGCAGCCAGCCGAGTGTCGATACCGCCTCGCTGGAAGCGCCGGACGTGGCGGATGGCAGCGACGAGGAGGTCGGCGCGGCTGACAACACGGATGCCGAGATCATCGAACTTGCCTCCGAGCCGCTGAGCGCGGGCACGGCACTATCCGACAACGCCGTGTCGTTCTCCGACACCGGAGATCGGCCGCTGATGGCGATCATCCTTCAGGATGACGGTTCGGCCGAGGCTCTGCGGCAGGGGTTGCTCGCACTATCGGCACCGATCACCTTTGGCGTGACGGCCAACCTTTCCGGGGCGACCCGCATTGCCGAAGACTACAACAGCAAAGGCTATGAGGTCGTGGCCGTGATGCCTAACCAGGGGCAAGTGGTGGAACGTGGCAGCGATCCGTCTGCTTTCCGGGAGCTGATCGGCGGCGTGTTGAACGCCGTGCCGCCTTCGACCGGTTTGATGGACCGGATCGATGGACCACTGCCGCGGGACCGTGCGCTGGTGCAGGCGGCACTCGATTCGCTGACCGTGACCGGCCACGGGTTGCTGACGCATCGCGGCACTGGCCTCAACCAGGTGAACCAGCAGGCTGATGCCGCAGGTGTGGCCAGTGCGGTTGTCTATCGTGTGATCGATGAGGACAAGGACCCGCAGGCGATTGCACAGTCTCTCGACCGGGCGGTGCTGGAGGCCAGCAAGACCGGCAGCGTGATCGTGGTGGGCCGTGTGCAGCCTGAGACGGTGACGACACTCTATTCGTGGCTGTTCGGGCCCGGTGCCAAGAGCGTAACGATCGCCCCGGTTTCGGCGATCCTGCAAAACCGAGACTGA
- the trpE gene encoding anthranilate synthase component I → MALLPAFDAFEAGFARGENQIIWTKLVADLDTPVSLMLKLAQARKDSFMLESVTGGEIRGRYSAIGMKPDLIWRCRGEKAEVNRSARFDPDAFVPETADPLSSLRSLIAESRIELPPELPPISAGLYGFLGYDMIRLVEHLPNVNPDPLGLPDALMMRPTIVAVMDGVKGEVMIASPVWASSGLSPRAAYAQAAERVMDAVRDLERMAAGDSQLAEETEQPEPVSNTTRERYLEIVERAKEYIRAGDIFQVVPSQRWSVPFPLPPFALYRALRRTNPSPYMFFFNFGGYQVIGASPEILVQVEGRKVTIRPIAGTRPRGSTPAEDLDMEKDLLADPKECAEHLMLLDLGRNDVGRVAKIGTVDPNEQFVVERYSHVMHIVSNVIGELRDDQDALSALLAGLPAGTVSGAPKVRAMEIIDELETEKRGVYGGGVGYFSASGDMDICIALRTGLVKDGTLYVQAGGGVVYDSDPEAEYEETVNKSKALRQAAIEAARFASDRSGN, encoded by the coding sequence ATGGCACTCCTCCCTGCCTTCGACGCCTTCGAGGCCGGCTTCGCGCGCGGCGAGAACCAGATCATCTGGACGAAGCTCGTCGCCGATCTCGACACGCCCGTTTCGCTGATGCTCAAGCTCGCGCAGGCTCGCAAGGACAGCTTCATGCTGGAAAGCGTCACCGGCGGTGAAATCCGTGGGCGTTACTCCGCCATCGGCATGAAGCCCGATCTCATCTGGCGCTGTCGCGGCGAAAAGGCGGAGGTCAATCGCTCTGCCCGCTTTGACCCGGATGCCTTCGTGCCCGAAACGGCAGACCCTCTTTCCTCCCTGCGGTCCCTGATTGCTGAGAGCCGTATCGAACTGCCGCCCGAACTGCCGCCGATCTCAGCCGGTCTCTACGGCTTTCTCGGCTACGACATGATCCGGTTGGTGGAGCATCTGCCAAACGTCAACCCCGATCCCCTCGGCCTGCCGGATGCCCTGATGATGCGCCCGACCATCGTTGCCGTGATGGATGGCGTGAAAGGCGAAGTCATGATCGCCAGCCCGGTCTGGGCCTCCTCCGGCCTCTCGCCCCGTGCCGCCTATGCCCAGGCGGCAGAACGGGTTATGGATGCTGTCCGCGACCTCGAACGCATGGCCGCCGGCGATTCCCAGTTGGCCGAGGAGACCGAGCAGCCGGAACCCGTGTCGAACACCACCCGCGAGCGCTATTTGGAAATCGTGGAGCGGGCCAAGGAGTACATTCGCGCAGGCGACATCTTTCAGGTTGTGCCATCCCAACGCTGGTCAGTTCCGTTCCCGCTGCCACCGTTTGCGCTCTACCGCGCCCTGCGGCGCACCAACCCGTCGCCCTACATGTTCTTCTTCAACTTCGGCGGCTATCAGGTCATCGGTGCCAGCCCGGAGATCCTTGTGCAGGTGGAGGGTCGCAAGGTCACCATACGCCCCATAGCCGGCACCCGTCCGCGCGGCAGCACGCCGGCCGAGGATCTGGACATGGAGAAGGACTTGCTGGCCGATCCGAAGGAATGCGCCGAGCATCTGATGCTGCTCGATCTCGGCCGCAACGATGTCGGCCGTGTCGCCAAGATCGGCACCGTCGATCCCAACGAACAGTTCGTGGTGGAGCGCTACAGCCACGTCATGCACATCGTTTCCAATGTCATCGGTGAATTGCGCGATGATCAGGACGCCCTCTCCGCCCTGCTCGCCGGCCTGCCCGCCGGTACGGTTTCCGGCGCCCCCAAGGTCCGCGCGATGGAAATCATCGACGAACTTGAGACCGAGAAACGTGGCGTCTACGGTGGCGGTGTCGGCTATTTTTCAGCCAGCGGCGATATGGATATCTGCATCGCCCTGCGCACCGGTCTTGTCAAGGACGGCACCCTCTACGTCCAGGCCGGTGGCGGTGTGGTCTATGACAGCGACCCAGAGGCCGAATATGAAGAAACGGTAAACAAGTCAAAAGCACTCAGACAGGCCGCCATAGAGGCCGCCCGCTTCGCTTCGGACCGTTCCGGCAACTGA
- a CDS encoding peptidylprolyl isomerase has product MLGSFRTSGKGKTSQVLLWVVMALLAFGLAGYSLVGAASGLATTNVASVGDQKISRQDYLTAYQAAINNLQRQLNIPINNQQARAFGIDRQVLAQLITQAALEGEAADLGISAGDDAVREEILAKPEFTGPAGRFEPETYSFVLQRTGLSAPEYEEKVRRDLARSILEAGISGGVLAPDILADTLLAYQGEQRVLSYAILSANSLPEPVGDPTEEQLRTFYDENPEAYTVPETRVVSYVALTPEDMAATMEIPDEAVREAFDNQTARFNSEERRLIDRIVFGTSEQAEEARTRLDAGEIDFAGLAEERGLAPTDIELGGRTASSLTRAEADAIFAAEGPSIVGPVTTDLGPALFRINAIVAARSTPFEEAAPALRRELAEAEASAAIGDWINDVQDLLAGGASFEEIAAETPLTQGTARINERLGEGLAADPDFRAEAMAADPGGERDLIDIAGGGIAALRVEEIVPPTLRPYEDVAAGIPADWRVVAQQTALHDYATSLLARIGEGETFDSVAQDAGLGVTTSEPLRRNDAPEGLPPAILEPAFALEEGASDIFEELSGTYLFRVDQVVPFDPEDETASGEADAVKAQISNAIAFDLFGGFAQATQDETGASVNETLLDQTLSQLP; this is encoded by the coding sequence ATGCTGGGCAGCTTCCGCACTTCTGGAAAAGGCAAGACATCGCAGGTCCTGCTCTGGGTCGTCATGGCATTGCTCGCCTTCGGCCTCGCCGGCTACAGTCTCGTCGGCGCCGCTTCCGGACTCGCCACCACTAACGTCGCCAGCGTCGGTGATCAGAAGATCTCCCGGCAGGACTACCTCACCGCCTATCAGGCGGCGATCAACAACCTGCAACGCCAGCTCAATATCCCCATCAACAACCAGCAAGCCCGCGCCTTCGGCATTGATCGGCAGGTTCTGGCACAGTTGATCACCCAGGCCGCGCTCGAAGGCGAGGCGGCAGATCTCGGCATCTCCGCCGGCGACGATGCCGTGCGCGAGGAAATTCTCGCTAAGCCGGAATTCACCGGCCCCGCCGGTAGATTTGAGCCGGAAACCTACAGCTTCGTCCTTCAGCGGACCGGGCTCTCCGCGCCAGAGTACGAGGAGAAGGTCCGCCGCGATCTCGCCCGCTCGATCCTTGAGGCCGGCATCAGCGGCGGCGTACTGGCACCCGACATTCTGGCCGACACGCTTCTGGCCTATCAGGGCGAACAGCGCGTGCTGTCCTACGCCATTCTCTCCGCCAACAGCCTCCCGGAACCAGTCGGCGATCCGACGGAAGAGCAATTGCGTACCTTCTACGATGAGAACCCCGAGGCCTATACCGTGCCCGAAACCCGCGTCGTGTCCTATGTCGCGCTGACGCCGGAAGACATGGCCGCAACAATGGAAATCCCTGATGAAGCTGTCCGCGAGGCCTTCGACAATCAGACCGCCCGCTTCAATTCCGAAGAACGCCGCCTGATCGACCGGATCGTCTTCGGCACATCCGAACAGGCCGAAGAGGCCCGTACGCGCCTCGATGCCGGCGAGATCGACTTCGCCGGCCTGGCGGAAGAGCGCGGTCTCGCACCCACGGATATCGAACTGGGCGGTCGCACCGCCTCCAGTCTCACACGCGCGGAGGCAGACGCGATCTTTGCCGCGGAAGGCCCCAGCATTGTCGGCCCCGTCACCACCGACCTCGGCCCTGCGCTCTTCCGCATCAACGCCATCGTTGCCGCCCGCAGTACCCCGTTCGAGGAAGCCGCACCGGCACTGCGCCGCGAACTGGCTGAGGCCGAGGCTTCAGCGGCTATTGGTGACTGGATAAACGATGTGCAGGATCTGCTGGCCGGCGGTGCAAGCTTCGAGGAGATCGCCGCCGAGACTCCGCTGACACAGGGCACAGCCCGCATAAATGAACGGCTGGGCGAAGGTCTGGCCGCCGATCCGGACTTCCGGGCCGAGGCAATGGCGGCGGATCCGGGCGGGGAACGTGACCTGATCGACATCGCCGGCGGCGGCATTGCCGCCCTGCGGGTCGAGGAGATCGTGCCGCCGACGCTGCGACCCTACGAAGACGTCGCCGCTGGCATCCCGGCCGACTGGCGTGTGGTCGCGCAGCAGACAGCGCTGCACGATTACGCCACCAGCCTCTTGGCCCGGATCGGCGAAGGCGAAACCTTCGATTCCGTCGCACAGGATGCCGGTCTCGGTGTCACGACATCGGAGCCGCTACGCCGCAACGATGCACCGGAAGGCCTGCCGCCCGCCATTCTCGAACCCGCTTTCGCGCTGGAGGAAGGCGCCAGCGACATCTTCGAGGAGCTTTCCGGCACCTATCTCTTCCGCGTCGATCAGGTCGTGCCCTTCGATCCGGAGGATGAGACCGCCAGCGGCGAGGCGGACGCGGTCAAGGCTCAGATCTCCAACGCCATCGCCTTCGATCTGTTCGGCGGCTTCGCCCAGGCAACACAGGACGAAACCGGTGCCAGCGTCAATGAGACGCTCCTCGACCAGACACTGTCCCAGCTGCCCTGA